The DNA segment atactatatttttgtgcttcattatttttttcgtGGTTCTGCAATCCTAAGAAAGAATTATTATGTGTcttgaatatgttttttaaaagacaaagcttaaaagtatgtgaaattatataaatagaataaatgtTTTTAGATTTTGTTAAGAAATGAATTCCCCTcaaagaaatcaataaaatttgtttaaaatctAAATCTTCAGATTTCACTTATAATTCTCTTCTTATCAGGAAATAATTAGGTGCACACCCCTTTGATAAGCGTAGTTTGGCAATTTGCttggccaaaataaaaaattgttgagaATCTAAACTGTTTTCTTATCTTTAACTATGTTAATAGCCTATTCTCACTGCACCAAAAAACCTCGGTTCTTTTCCGTTCAAGTCGAATGTTACGTTTGCCCAATGAAAAAACCCATAAGACAAAAAAGTCGGTTCGAAACGTAAAAAAACCGAGTGCAGTGGAAAAAGGCTATTACTTGACTTGGTCTTAATCTAAGTTCAGTTACAATGTCCAAGAACCAAATcttatcaataataataaattgataaagtttatataaaaCTGTCAGTAAATGTGACTTTAATTCAGTGTTTTGCGATGAGTTGTGTAAAGGGGAAGTGTTTGTTTTACCTTTCTTGCCTCTTGCTACTCTGCGGTGTCCTTTCTAAGGATATCGTTGAGCAGCAGTCAAAGGAATCTGAAAACTTCTCAGCTGATCAAAGCCCCGACTTCAGAGACTATCATGAACATTACCGAATTGGTATtccaaatttaacaaataacaactaTACTGGAATACGGAGCGCCTTTCAATGGAGAGTTGGCAAATCGTTGTATGACGGAGGTATCAATAATATCATGCTATTCAGTATGAATGACACAGTGCTTATACCAACTTATTTGTCTGGACGAATTGGATTATATAGCAATGGATCTCAGTTTGGAGTATATTTCTTAATGGATTGGTCTGTGAATTTCCCCTACATCAATTGCGCAAACAATTTCAGTGCGCACAGCGATAATCTTATCTGTTTCAATTCGAATTATTCCCTAATTTCGAATGCGATTTACTTTCTGGATGTGGAAATTAGTGGTAACATCATAAGTGGATATATATCAGAGCCTCAAACGGATTTTACCTATATGGATGTTACCAACTTGCCGCGAAAATTGATAGCTGAATTTCAATGGCACGGAACACTAATTAACTTGAAACCTGAAGGCTATTGGGTCGAGAATAATTATGGCTCTTCTTGTGATAACACGAGTGAAATAACAACTTTCAACTATGCGCCAGTGTCATACAATAATGAGGAAAGAATTAAGAATTCTTATAGTTTGACGGTAACCACGGCCCACTATTTTGCCTGCGGTCCAGAGAGAGCGATTGTAGAGACAGATTGGGATGAATATATTGGCGTCTACATCTCCAGACCTTCAGAGCAAATAAATAGCACAGACAAAAATTCTGCAActtcttttcaattaaatactatatttttgtgcttcattattttctttgtgGTTCTAAAATCGTAAGGAAGAATTATAATGTGActtgaatatgttttttaaaagACAAAGCttaaaagtatttgaaattatataaaaataataaatggaaaaatgGTTATTAGAATTTTAGTTGTAAGTTGATTAAAATGAATcaatattgtataaaaatatttcaataaccAAAtctaatcaataaaaaatcattGATAATGTTTCTATAAAACTGTCGgtcaatttgattttcattcaGTTTTTCGCAATGAATTCTTCAAAACAGACGTGTTTGTTTTACCTTTGTGGTCTATCGCTGTTCTGTGGATCCAAGGATCTCTTTGAGCTGCAGACAAGTATATCCGTGGATCAAGGGCCTAACTTCCAAGGCTATAACGAGAATTTCCGAGTGATTATTCAAGAAATACCGAACAGCAACTTTACTGGAATTCGCAGCGTTTTTCAATGGAGAGTCGGGAAAACTTTGAACGATGGAGGCATCAATAATATCATGATGTTTTACATCAATGATACGGAAAACGCATCAACTTTTTTGCTTGGACGCATTGGAATATATAGTAGCGGATCTCAAATCGGAGTGCATTTCACAATGGATTGGCCTCTTAATTATCCCCCATTCAATTGCTCAAACAATTTTAGCGTCTCCAGCGACAATCTTGCGTGTTTTAATGCCAACTATACGCTGATTACGAATGCGATTTACTTTCTCGATGTGGAAATCAGTGATAGCATCATAAGTGGCTATATATCAGACCCTCAAGACGATCTTACCAATATAAACGATCTCAACACACCGCGAAACTTGATAGCTGAAATCAAGTGGTTAACTAATCTAGGAAACTTAAGACCTCAAGCATATTctgttgaaaataattatggATCTTCTTGCGGCAATACGAGTGAAATTACAACATTTAACTATGTCCCAATTTCGTACAACAATCAGGAAAGAGTAATTAATACTTATAATAGCATGTACACCGTGACCAACTATATCTGTGGCCTTGAgaatacaattgcaattacagATTGAGAGATCTACATCTCACGAATCACTTAgtcaaaagtaaaaaaaatcaaatctaTTCCTGGAACCACCTCTTATCACTTATTATAGACTTGATAATGTGGCTATAAAAATGGTAGCAAACATAATTTGTTGTCAGTTCTAAACGATGAGTTTCTCAGTAGCAACGCGCTTTATCTGCCTTTATGGTGCTTGTCTGTTGACATCAGTGTCATCGTGGCAAAGCCAACTACTAACAACTTTTCCAAGGATGTGGCTCTGGAGGAGACTCGAAGATACACAGTTTATCACGAACAATTTAGAGTGAACATTCGAACAGAGACTGCAATAAACTTTACGGGATTTCGCAGTGCATTCCAATGGACTATAGGAAAATCTGTCAGCAGTAATCAAGGCATTCAAAATAACATGAAATTCACAATTGAGGATGCGACTAATGAAAGGGTTCAGTTGACTGGAGAAATTGGAGCAAAGACTCAGAAATTAGTGTATATTTGTCCATGAATGAATTAGAAAGTAATTCAACTGGCTTTTCATTCTCTTGCTTCAATGGATTTGATTTCTCTGCCAAGAATAATGGCTGTTTTAATTCCAACTTTAGCATGATTTAGAATGCGATCTATTTTCTCGATGTGGAAATCCGTAAAAAGACTATTCGTGGATATATATCAATTCCTCAAACCGATCTTACCGATATTGACGATCCTTACTTTCCACCCTTTTTGTTTGCCGAAATCAAATATATGTACCAATGACCTGAATCAAATAAATCCTGTGCTATATTGGGTTGGAATTCATAGGGAAACATGGTGGTTCACCTTTCAGCCACAATCATACAACAAAGCCGGAAGATGGACCAGATCTTTAGGTAGTAGTACGTACTTTGTGCAGTGCCCAGCAGAATATACTGTTCTAGGTAAAGATTGGGATCATCATGTTGTCGGCTCAAATCAATTGAACACGATCTGTggtttctatttaaattatgtgaaataatatcataattgtaaacaatttaaaataaaattatacaaatataaaaaagacaATGCTTATATAATTGAGAAGGTTCGCTGTATGAATTGTACAATACActaaatttatgaaatcatTCATATCTCGTTCTTGGAAGTTAATTAACACGATTGCCAGTCAATAAATGGTCAAATACAAAAGCTGATAGTTGACAATAAACTTGCTAATACCCCTATATAAAGTCCACATTTACAGATCGGAatctgataaaaaaaaatgattaacttttttgtgaaattatgagttttgatttggtttttgaatatttgtttgttaaaccGATGTACCTTTAGATTATCCTTCCAAGCACCGAAacttatcaataaaaataagttgatAAAGTTGCTATAAAGCTGGCAGGCAACGAGGTTTCAATTCAGTATACAACGATGAGTTCCTCACAAAAGACGTGGTTCCTTGGcctattttgtttatttctgcTCTGCAGTGGTGACTCGGCCAAAATCAAACTCCCAGATGAAACCAATGTTGTAGTGCAGACAAAGGATCATCAAAATCCTGTGAATTACATTTCAACACAACCTCTCAGCGTCTCCACATACCCTGAGCAATACCGAGTTAGTATGTCGTCAGCCGAATCAAACTATACGGG comes from the Drosophila sulfurigaster albostrigata strain 15112-1811.04 chromosome 2L, ASM2355843v2, whole genome shotgun sequence genome and includes:
- the LOC133848362 gene encoding uncharacterized protein LOC133848362, whose amino-acid sequence is MNSSKQTCLFYLCGLSLFCGSKDLFELQTSISVDQGPNFQGYNENFRVIIQEIPNSNFTGIRSVFQWRVGKTLNDGGINNIMMFYINDTENASTFLLGRIGIYSSGSQIGVHFTMDWPLNYPPFNCSNNFSVSSDNLACFNANYTLITNAIYFLDVEISDSIISGYISDPQDDLTNINDLNTPRNLIAEIKWLTNLGNLRPQAYSVENNYGSSCGNTSEITTFNYVPISYNNQERVINTYNSMYTVTNYICGLENTIAITD